One stretch of Niallia sp. XMNu-256 DNA includes these proteins:
- the folE gene encoding GTP cyclohydrolase I FolE: protein MAVKESSIYTKSLMELLDNDPTNLGKKLAQSENIMDGLKDLIRLCGDDPDRNGLEETPFRVLKAFLEYTEGYREDPKEHLEKVFDVDHQELVLVKNIEFHSMCEHHFAPFFGVAHVGYIPNEKITGLSKIGRMVEGYAKRFQVQERLTNQIAEAIEEILEPNGTMVVIEAKHMCMCGRGIKKVNSSTTTTSVRGVFAEKGESKMEFLTLLNR, encoded by the coding sequence ATGGCTGTAAAGGAAAGTTCAATATACACAAAATCATTGATGGAGCTACTAGACAATGATCCTACCAATCTAGGAAAAAAACTAGCTCAATCTGAAAATATAATGGATGGTCTTAAAGATTTAATCCGTTTATGTGGAGATGATCCGGACCGTAACGGTCTTGAAGAGACCCCTTTTCGAGTTTTAAAAGCCTTTCTTGAATATACAGAAGGGTATCGTGAAGATCCAAAAGAACATTTAGAGAAAGTCTTTGATGTGGATCATCAAGAACTTGTGCTTGTTAAAAATATTGAATTCCACTCAATGTGTGAACATCACTTTGCTCCGTTTTTTGGTGTGGCGCATGTTGGTTACATTCCAAACGAAAAAATTACGGGTTTATCAAAAATAGGCAGAATGGTGGAAGGTTATGCAAAGCGTTTCCAAGTTCAAGAACGATTAACAAATCAAATTGCAGAGGCGATTGAAGAAATCTTAGAGCCCAATGGAACAATGGTTGTTATTGAAGCAAAACATATGTGTATGTGTGGCAGGGGAATTAAAAAAGTCAATTCTTCGACCACGACAACATCTGTTAGAGGAGTATTTGCTGAAAAAGGTGAATCAAAAATGGAGTTTCTAACATTATTAAATCGATAA